One genomic window of Puniceibacterium sp. IMCC21224 includes the following:
- a CDS encoding sensor histidine kinase: MSSLGRLPLSIKLPLLTAAMMVLVGAVASQQVLRALARVQDERVQELAQLHVEGLSVALGPLVLRHDIWEVYDTLVRASEGTEGRRMILTAVAGDAGRVLAATDPRRVPVDSAIADLSVGAAALEDLTVGGANPVLRLLAPLTYQGRTVGQIVTELDVSDLLTERRQALIYLILGNAFAVGVLAFAGYLAMRKMLRPVTTLARQMTETRGAPRPIPATGIPRGDGELARLARTYNSMVGAVAAKAEAERRLAERERFVALGRLSSSLAHEINNPLGGLLNATDTIRNFPDRPEVVRQSADLLDRGLRHLRDVTRVALEQNRLDDGDRQLASEDFEDLRLLIQPEVSRQGLDLGWSVVLSPETANRLAAGPVRQIVLNLLLNACAAAEHGGRIGLSAATGNDQLSIEVSDTGVGMPKSALDRLLTDAPLSPGGGVGLRLVRDLTTGLQGYIVHERVGGVTCIRVILGPNSEAPDA, from the coding sequence ATGTCATCCCTTGGCCGCCTCCCGCTCTCGATCAAACTACCGCTTCTCACGGCGGCCATGATGGTGCTTGTCGGGGCTGTTGCGTCACAGCAGGTGCTCCGCGCTCTGGCGCGGGTTCAGGATGAGCGGGTTCAGGAGCTCGCGCAATTGCATGTCGAGGGGTTGTCGGTGGCGCTGGGGCCGCTGGTTCTGCGCCATGACATCTGGGAGGTTTACGATACACTCGTACGCGCATCGGAAGGTACCGAAGGGCGGCGGATGATCCTGACCGCTGTCGCGGGTGATGCGGGGCGCGTCCTTGCGGCGACCGATCCACGCCGCGTGCCGGTGGATAGCGCCATTGCCGATCTTTCGGTTGGGGCCGCCGCGCTAGAAGATTTGACGGTCGGGGGGGCCAATCCTGTCCTGCGATTGCTTGCTCCGCTGACCTATCAGGGCAGAACAGTCGGTCAGATCGTTACCGAACTGGATGTATCTGACCTGCTGACCGAACGGCGACAGGCGCTGATCTATTTGATCCTGGGCAACGCCTTTGCGGTGGGTGTTCTGGCATTTGCCGGGTATTTGGCCATGCGCAAGATGCTGCGCCCCGTCACCACGTTGGCGCGTCAAATGACCGAGACACGTGGCGCGCCCCGTCCTATTCCTGCGACCGGCATTCCGCGTGGTGACGGCGAACTTGCGCGCCTTGCGCGGACATACAACTCGATGGTGGGTGCCGTCGCGGCCAAGGCCGAGGCAGAGCGAAGACTGGCGGAGCGCGAGCGTTTTGTTGCACTCGGACGGCTGTCATCGTCATTGGCGCACGAAATCAACAACCCATTGGGCGGGCTTTTGAATGCCACGGATACGATCCGCAACTTTCCCGACCGACCCGAAGTGGTGCGGCAGTCCGCAGATCTGCTGGACCGTGGCCTGCGCCATCTTCGCGACGTGACCCGCGTGGCGCTGGAACAGAATCGTCTGGACGACGGGGACCGTCAATTGGCGTCCGAGGATTTCGAAGATCTCAGGCTGTTGATCCAGCCCGAAGTGTCGCGGCAGGGGCTGGACCTGGGCTGGTCAGTCGTTCTGTCGCCAGAGACCGCGAACCGCCTTGCGGCCGGCCCGGTCCGCCAGATCGTGTTGAACCTGTTGTTGAATGCCTGCGCTGCCGCAGAGCACGGTGGACGGATCGGACTAAGCGCCGCCACCGGGAATGATCAACTGTCCATCGAGGTCTCAGACACCGGGGTAGGAATGCCCAAATCCGCGCTGGACCGTCTGCTGACTGATGCACCGCTGTCGCCCGGTGGCGGTGTTGGTCTGCGGCTTGTGCGGGATCTTACAACCGGTCTGCAAGGTTACATCGTGCATGAACGCGTCGGCGGCGTGACATGTATCCGCGTCATATTAGGCCCAAACAGCGAAGCGCCAGATGCTTAA
- a CDS encoding Hpt domain-containing protein — MTTGEKSEAYLKSLAVIRMRFVNDLQGKLDVISDHMSDNHEHDANETASRKLHRLLHDMAGNAAMLDLMDVETVVRKGLSTAERADEENRSLSPEETLKLKKIIAELREIGQALAIEISSQ, encoded by the coding sequence ATGACGACGGGCGAAAAATCCGAGGCATATTTAAAGAGCCTGGCAGTGATCCGGATGCGGTTTGTAAATGACCTGCAGGGTAAGTTGGACGTGATCTCTGATCATATGTCGGACAATCATGAGCATGATGCGAACGAGACGGCGTCGCGCAAATTGCACCGCCTCTTGCACGACATGGCCGGGAATGCTGCTATGCTGGATTTGATGGACGTCGAAACGGTCGTAAGGAAAGGTCTGAGCACGGCGGAACGCGCGGATGAAGAAAACCGATCGCTTTCGCCGGAAGAGACTCTGAAACTGAAAAAAATCATCGCTGAACTACGTGAGATTGGTCAAGCGCTTGCAATAGAGATATCTAGCCAATGA
- a CDS encoding cellulose biosynthesis cyclic di-GMP-binding regulatory protein BcsB: protein MKTELSVLALAALLCAGTNLNAQTSEVPADAPARTDAITRSISVSDLGFSDGLEFQQLAGETTLYFPVPYAAPVMGGTIRIKVEHGATSDVERYLLLSAGNRFTKTQALAPEGGKLAIEIPVTQEDIRNGFLQVGLKYSGAYSDRVCVDERSSGDYLVIEPDSALTLTLDAAAMRSPATVAGLMPRDVRLRFAEESPANIAAAFNAATVFNAEAGHLHFGDPAERPQDATDWTTADIVISASEFGGASEIGVLRETSFPGLIISGTDPQVGLDQLSSIWMGIAGPETAQTNQVGTIAGDPDALGLATLDAGMSAQFVASNSTFEFPFRVSDIPAGRRIASLDLIAASALDPEGRGATLTAYLNDAILGSRPLNSGDLERIAFDVPDGLVSRDNVLRILVQRQPTGGSCTYKVQGYPAQILPGSKFDLVADRDTTDDFFVLSQQFSDGADLVVDTNLGMTQDDILRWSAGIAGSVLPDGSRVSLKGSIAALDGTTPFIVISKSSPAGADSEITLDEGAVEIRDSAGNLLFNGQDLDRLGIVQIVDLNGAKGLWIRPGSGPAPMLSDRNPLVLDRGNLALIDESGVVVATSTKRSDLLTVVYPDRTNVMQILAKYRPWIVGGFWAVLTLLMLGVFQRLYRSRRSPKQTD from the coding sequence ATGAAAACTGAACTCAGCGTACTCGCCCTCGCGGCTCTTCTTTGCGCGGGCACAAATTTGAATGCTCAGACGTCCGAAGTGCCCGCTGATGCGCCCGCAAGGACGGATGCGATTACTCGCTCGATCTCGGTGTCGGATCTGGGGTTTTCGGATGGTCTAGAGTTCCAGCAGCTTGCAGGTGAAACCACGCTCTATTTCCCTGTGCCCTATGCGGCGCCGGTCATGGGCGGAACGATCAGGATAAAGGTCGAACACGGTGCGACCAGCGACGTTGAACGCTACCTCCTGCTCTCTGCCGGAAACCGATTTACGAAGACGCAAGCTCTTGCTCCTGAGGGTGGCAAGCTGGCGATCGAAATTCCCGTTACCCAGGAGGACATCCGTAACGGGTTTCTTCAGGTCGGTCTGAAATACTCCGGTGCTTATTCCGACCGGGTCTGTGTCGACGAGAGATCGTCGGGTGACTACCTCGTTATTGAGCCGGATTCGGCGCTGACGTTGACTCTGGATGCTGCGGCAATGCGGTCGCCTGCGACGGTCGCTGGGCTGATGCCGCGGGATGTGCGTCTTCGCTTTGCCGAAGAAAGTCCGGCAAATATCGCGGCTGCGTTCAATGCGGCGACAGTGTTCAATGCCGAGGCCGGGCATCTGCATTTCGGGGACCCGGCAGAGCGCCCGCAGGACGCGACCGACTGGACGACCGCAGATATCGTCATCAGCGCATCGGAGTTTGGCGGAGCGAGCGAGATCGGCGTCTTGCGCGAAACCAGTTTTCCCGGCCTGATTATTTCGGGCACGGATCCACAGGTGGGACTTGATCAGTTGTCGTCGATCTGGATGGGCATCGCCGGCCCTGAGACAGCACAGACCAATCAGGTCGGGACAATCGCGGGTGATCCGGATGCACTTGGGCTGGCTACCCTTGATGCTGGTATGAGCGCGCAGTTCGTGGCCTCGAACAGCACTTTCGAATTCCCGTTCCGTGTGAGCGACATTCCGGCTGGGCGACGGATTGCATCGCTTGATTTGATTGCGGCCTCCGCGCTTGACCCCGAGGGTCGGGGCGCGACGTTGACGGCCTATCTGAACGACGCAATCCTGGGCAGTCGCCCGCTCAACAGTGGCGATCTGGAACGTATCGCGTTCGATGTCCCCGACGGACTTGTCAGTCGTGACAATGTGCTGCGCATCCTGGTTCAGCGCCAGCCCACCGGCGGAAGCTGTACCTACAAGGTCCAGGGCTACCCCGCCCAGATTCTGCCAGGCAGCAAATTCGATCTTGTTGCGGACCGTGACACGACAGACGATTTTTTCGTGCTCTCTCAGCAATTTTCCGACGGAGCCGACCTTGTCGTCGATACCAACCTGGGCATGACGCAGGACGATATTCTGCGGTGGAGTGCCGGTATTGCGGGATCCGTACTGCCGGATGGGTCCAGAGTTTCTCTCAAAGGCAGCATCGCGGCGCTTGACGGTACGACTCCTTTTATCGTGATTTCCAAATCGTCCCCGGCGGGCGCTGACAGTGAAATAACGTTGGATGAGGGGGCTGTGGAGATTCGAGATTCTGCCGGAAATCTATTGTTCAACGGACAGGATCTGGACCGACTGGGAATCGTTCAGATCGTCGATCTAAACGGCGCCAAGGGGTTGTGGATCAGGCCTGGCTCCGGTCCTGCGCCGATGCTTTCGGATCGCAATCCGCTTGTTCTGGATCGGGGAAATCTTGCGCTGATTGATGAAAGCGGCGTTGTGGTTGCAACGTCGACCAAACGCAGCGATTTGCTGACGGTCGTTTATCCAGACCGGACAAACGTGATGCAGATCCTTGCAAAATACCGCCCGTGGATTGTCGGTGGTTTCTGGGCGGTGCTGACCCTGCTTATGCTTGGCGTGTTCCAGCGACTTTACAGATCGCGTCGCAGCCCCAAACAGACAGATTGA
- a CDS encoding sigma-54 dependent transcriptional regulator, whose translation MLKDRYIVLVEDDDIMGASLLQRLELEGAQVLWLKQMVRALGAIRTPRQPIDAVICDIGLPDGSGEELFATLAHTGAPPPFLFITGKGGITQAVRLIKSGAADYVTKPFDMAVFLERLSLLVAPRSEPGPDLGFARLLGVSQAARRIEMLIARAAKDAQPTLIRGGPGTGKDLIARRIHDLSERRAAPFVLINLAKEADQDEALFAPGRGFDIVEDGTLFINAISRMQGAVQARLLQRLDRGGGDGRLITACGNDLDGLIADQRFSSELFYRLAHIDIPVPPLATRPDDAVWLLQQLFRKLAPDHAPALQGISALCEEAARVHDWPGGGREVRARLISGLAVSAGPMLQPSDLFPEHLAQSDDMMSLAGARQAAEKVQIIAALDRTGGQIGEAAKLLRIARTTLWEKMQKLGLS comes from the coding sequence ATGCTTAAGGATAGATATATCGTGCTGGTCGAAGATGACGACATCATGGGTGCATCGCTGCTGCAACGGCTCGAGCTGGAGGGCGCGCAGGTGCTTTGGCTCAAGCAGATGGTTCGCGCCCTTGGCGCAATCCGCACACCAAGGCAGCCGATAGATGCGGTGATCTGCGACATCGGACTGCCGGACGGGTCCGGGGAAGAGCTGTTCGCCACGCTTGCACACACGGGCGCCCCTCCGCCTTTCCTGTTCATAACCGGAAAGGGCGGCATCACTCAGGCGGTTCGGCTGATCAAATCCGGCGCTGCCGATTACGTGACCAAACCCTTTGATATGGCGGTCTTCCTGGAACGGCTGAGTTTGCTTGTCGCGCCGCGTTCTGAACCCGGCCCGGATCTGGGCTTTGCCCGGCTGTTAGGGGTCTCGCAAGCGGCCAGACGAATTGAAATGCTGATCGCCCGCGCCGCAAAGGACGCGCAGCCAACATTGATCCGCGGTGGTCCGGGAACGGGCAAGGATCTGATTGCACGACGTATCCATGATCTGTCAGAGCGCCGCGCGGCGCCTTTTGTCCTCATCAACCTTGCCAAAGAGGCCGATCAAGACGAGGCGTTGTTCGCGCCCGGGCGCGGTTTTGACATCGTGGAGGACGGCACACTCTTTATCAACGCCATCAGCAGGATGCAGGGTGCGGTTCAGGCAAGGTTGTTGCAACGGCTGGACCGGGGTGGTGGCGACGGACGTTTGATCACGGCCTGTGGCAATGATCTGGACGGGCTGATCGCCGATCAACGGTTCAGTTCCGAACTCTTTTACCGTCTGGCGCATATCGACATACCTGTCCCGCCTTTGGCGACACGGCCAGACGATGCGGTCTGGTTGCTCCAGCAGCTGTTTCGCAAACTGGCCCCTGATCACGCCCCTGCTCTTCAGGGGATCAGTGCGCTGTGCGAAGAGGCCGCGCGCGTCCATGACTGGCCGGGTGGGGGGCGCGAAGTGCGCGCCAGACTGATCAGCGGCCTTGCAGTGTCTGCGGGTCCAATGTTGCAGCCGTCCGACCTGTTCCCGGAACACCTCGCGCAATCCGATGACATGATGTCATTGGCCGGGGCACGCCAAGCAGCGGAAAAAGTGCAGATCATTGCCGCGCTCGACCGGACGGGCGGCCAGATTGGAGAGGCGGCAAAGCTACTTAGAATTGCGCGAACAACCCTTTGGGAGAAAATGCAGAAACTCGGACTGTCCTGA
- a CDS encoding arsenate reductase (azurin) large subunit has protein sequence MAYKRQIDRLPIIPADADEFNVTCHYCIVGCGYKAYTWPMNRQGGTAPEQNKFGVDLGEQQYMETEAWYAPSMYNVVRQNGRDVQLVVKPDSNCVVNSGLGSVRGARMAENRPSRVTGTQQQRLTDPLVWRNGVWQPTSWDDALDLVARVTAKVVTEGSEDDLVVSMFDHGGSAGGYENTWGTGKLYFESMKIKNCRIHNRPAYNSEVHSTRDMGVDELNYAYEDYELTDTIFMVGANSMETQTNLYLNHMVPGLQNGARMIVVDPRRTLTIASSEQYAGAENVLHLAINEGTDMALFNALLTHIVDQGWVDADFIANSTYQGGEAVVQDEAHPAGLGDLDYAMQTCRTSLEEAAEICGVSAANIQKAAEWIAQPMDDGSRRKCVTAYEKGIIWGNDNYRTIGALVNIALATGNLGREGGGVCRLGGHQEGYFRPSDAHVGRPAEYIDQFLIRGLGGVHHIWACDHYKTTLNASEFKRVHKRRSDMVKDAIDSAAGGTREQMVDAIVSAINAGGLFVVDVDIIHSQIGQNAHVILPACESNEMNLTSMNGERRLRLSEKYMDPFGSSKPDALIAASIAQHMERVLRDIGNDAYADQFQGYDWETEEDAFMDGYNSANPEVTYERLRAAGNNGVQEPVTGFENGQLIGTTRLYVDGVFTRHGRDDGKALFCAAGWRGWQAAGKAREQAAHRFWINNVRANIFWQNQFLDQDNDFVQDRYPHPFVQIHPDDMVDLGLNPGDLLEIINDNGVTQGMAYPMPSLKRDTVAMVFGSPAGSQGNVVNPGVNELVLPDYKHCWGDIRKISDATSQTRSISFKSHEIML, from the coding sequence ATGGCTTACAAAAGACAGATCGACCGTCTGCCGATCATCCCCGCAGACGCAGACGAATTCAACGTCACCTGCCACTATTGCATCGTCGGTTGCGGCTACAAGGCCTATACGTGGCCAATGAACCGCCAGGGCGGCACGGCACCGGAACAGAACAAGTTCGGCGTCGACCTCGGCGAACAGCAGTACATGGAAACCGAGGCATGGTATGCGCCTTCGATGTACAACGTGGTGCGCCAAAACGGTCGCGATGTGCAACTGGTGGTCAAGCCGGACTCAAACTGCGTCGTCAACTCGGGTCTTGGGTCGGTGCGCGGCGCGCGGATGGCGGAAAACCGGCCGTCACGTGTGACCGGCACGCAGCAGCAGCGCCTGACCGATCCGCTGGTCTGGCGCAATGGCGTCTGGCAGCCGACATCATGGGACGACGCGTTGGACCTGGTGGCACGGGTCACGGCGAAGGTCGTGACCGAAGGGTCCGAGGACGATCTGGTGGTGTCGATGTTCGACCACGGTGGTTCTGCCGGCGGGTACGAAAACACCTGGGGCACCGGCAAGCTCTATTTCGAGAGCATGAAGATCAAAAACTGCCGCATCCACAACCGTCCGGCCTATAATTCCGAGGTGCATTCCACCCGCGACATGGGTGTGGACGAACTGAATTATGCCTACGAGGATTACGAGTTGACCGACACGATCTTTATGGTCGGGGCCAATTCGATGGAGACGCAGACCAACCTGTACCTGAACCACATGGTCCCGGGCCTGCAAAACGGCGCCCGGATGATCGTGGTCGACCCGCGCCGGACCCTGACCATCGCGTCGTCTGAGCAATATGCCGGGGCAGAGAATGTGCTGCACCTTGCGATCAACGAAGGCACGGACATGGCGCTGTTCAACGCGCTGCTGACCCATATCGTCGATCAGGGTTGGGTGGACGCCGATTTCATCGCCAATTCGACCTATCAGGGTGGCGAGGCTGTGGTCCAGGACGAGGCGCACCCTGCGGGCCTTGGCGATCTGGACTACGCCATGCAGACCTGCCGCACCTCGCTGGAAGAAGCCGCAGAAATCTGTGGTGTCTCTGCTGCAAATATCCAAAAGGCTGCCGAGTGGATCGCCCAGCCGATGGACGATGGCAGCCGCCGCAAATGTGTGACCGCCTATGAAAAGGGCATCATCTGGGGCAATGACAATTACCGCACCATCGGCGCGCTGGTGAACATCGCACTTGCCACCGGAAATCTGGGGCGCGAAGGCGGCGGCGTCTGCCGTCTGGGTGGCCACCAAGAGGGGTATTTCCGCCCCTCGGATGCCCATGTCGGGCGCCCGGCAGAATATATCGACCAGTTTTTGATTCGAGGATTGGGCGGTGTGCATCATATCTGGGCCTGCGATCACTACAAGACCACGCTGAATGCGTCCGAATTCAAACGGGTACACAAACGCCGGTCCGACATGGTCAAGGACGCAATCGACAGCGCTGCCGGTGGCACGCGCGAACAGATGGTCGATGCCATCGTGTCGGCAATCAACGCGGGTGGTCTGTTTGTGGTCGATGTGGACATCATCCACAGCCAGATCGGCCAGAACGCCCACGTGATCCTGCCGGCCTGCGAATCCAACGAGATGAACCTGACCTCGATGAACGGCGAACGGCGGCTGCGTCTGTCGGAAAAGTATATGGACCCGTTCGGCAGTTCGAAACCTGACGCGCTGATCGCCGCAAGCATTGCGCAGCATATGGAGCGTGTGCTGCGCGATATCGGCAACGACGCCTACGCAGACCAGTTTCAGGGCTACGATTGGGAGACCGAGGAAGACGCCTTTATGGACGGCTACAACTCGGCCAACCCGGAAGTGACCTATGAACGTCTTCGCGCGGCAGGCAACAACGGCGTGCAGGAACCAGTGACGGGGTTCGAGAACGGCCAGCTGATCGGCACAACGCGGCTGTATGTCGATGGTGTGTTTACCCGCCACGGGCGCGACGATGGCAAGGCGCTGTTTTGTGCGGCAGGCTGGCGCGGCTGGCAGGCGGCGGGCAAAGCGCGCGAACAGGCAGCGCACCGGTTCTGGATCAACAACGTCCGTGCCAACATCTTTTGGCAGAACCAGTTCCTGGATCAGGACAACGATTTTGTTCAGGACCGCTATCCGCATCCGTTTGTGCAGATCCATCCGGACGACATGGTCGACCTGGGGCTGAACCCCGGCGATCTGCTTGAGATCATCAACGACAACGGCGTGACACAGGGTATGGCCTATCCGATGCCGTCGCTGAAACGCGACACGGTTGCGATGGTCTTTGGCTCGCCCGCCGGCAGTCAGGGCAATGTGGTCAACCCCGGCGTGAATGAACTGGTCCTGCCGGATTACAAACATTGCTGGGGCGACATCCGCAAGATTTCGGATGCGACGTCGCAGACCCGCAGCATCTCGTTCAAGTCGCACGAGATCATGCTGTAG
- the arsH gene encoding arsenical resistance protein ArsH, with the protein MSDTLTDHITPQMDEAGFASIDHARLQTPSVSTHVPRILILYGSLRPRSFSRLSAEEAGRILNRLGAEVRLFNPSGLPLVDDGVDASHPKVRELRELVAWSEGMVWSSPERHGAMTGLMKTQIDWVPLSDGAVRPTQGKTLAVMQVSGGSQSFNAVNQMRILGRWMRMITIPNQSSVAKAFLEFDEAGRMKPSSYYDRIVDVMEELIKFTLLTRDRSEYLTDRYSERKESASQLSERVNQQAL; encoded by the coding sequence TTGTCTGACACGCTCACGGATCACATCACGCCGCAGATGGACGAGGCGGGCTTTGCCAGCATTGACCACGCTCGTTTGCAGACGCCGTCTGTCAGCACCCATGTGCCGCGCATCCTAATCCTCTATGGATCGCTTCGGCCGCGGTCGTTCAGCCGCTTGTCGGCAGAGGAGGCGGGGCGTATCCTGAACCGGCTTGGGGCTGAGGTTCGGCTTTTTAATCCGTCGGGTTTGCCGCTGGTCGATGATGGCGTGGATGCCAGTCATCCCAAAGTGCGCGAATTGCGCGAACTTGTCGCGTGGAGCGAAGGAATGGTATGGTCCAGCCCGGAACGGCATGGCGCGATGACTGGGCTGATGAAGACCCAGATCGATTGGGTTCCACTGTCGGACGGTGCTGTGCGCCCGACCCAGGGCAAGACGCTGGCGGTGATGCAGGTCTCTGGCGGCTCACAAAGCTTTAACGCGGTGAACCAGATGCGGATTCTTGGCCGATGGATGCGGATGATCACGATCCCAAATCAATCCTCGGTCGCCAAGGCATTTCTGGAGTTCGACGAGGCGGGGCGGATGAAACCCTCATCTTATTATGACCGCATCGTGGATGTGATGGAGGAGTTGATAAAATTCACGCTGCTGACGCGCGACCGTTCAGAATACCTTACTGATCGGTATTCCGAGCGCAAGGAAAGCGCGAGCCAGCTGTCGGAACGGGTCAACCAACAGGCCCTTTGA
- a CDS encoding arsenate reductase (azurin) small subunit, translating to MATAGAVAATVMTPEQARAQALARVEYPENRLANIADLVVNEPLDITYPDADSPGVMLKLGQAVEGAVGPDGDIVAFSVLCPHKGWMMSYSADDKTLNCPGHHSRFDCESGGQQIWGHATSNLPQFLLRVDDGGEIYADGVDELIYGRLSNVL from the coding sequence ATGGCCACGGCAGGCGCCGTCGCCGCAACCGTCATGACACCAGAACAGGCCCGCGCACAGGCGCTGGCTCGCGTCGAATACCCGGAAAACCGTCTGGCCAACATCGCCGATCTGGTGGTGAACGAACCGCTGGACATCACCTATCCCGACGCCGACAGCCCCGGTGTGATGCTCAAGCTGGGTCAGGCCGTCGAAGGCGCCGTTGGCCCGGACGGTGACATCGTCGCGTTTTCAGTGCTGTGCCCGCACAAGGGCTGGATGATGAGCTATTCCGCAGATGACAAGACGCTGAATTGCCCCGGCCACCATTCCCGTTTTGACTGTGAATCCGGTGGCCAGCAGATCTGGGGCCATGCCACCAGCAACCTGCCGCAATTCCTGCTGCGTGTCGATGATGGCGGCGAAATCTACGCCGATGGTGTGGACGAGCTGATCTACGGCCGTCTGTCGAACGTGCTCTGA
- a CDS encoding PhnD/SsuA/transferrin family substrate-binding protein, with protein MTHLINRRAILGGMCAATMTGHAQAQPIFRLGLTPVFLDNDAAVIDGLRRALSRGMAREIELVQRRTYQEITGLLLERSVDAAWLCGYPYLQHADALDLVAVPVWRGGPRYQSYLIVAADDAATGLTDLRGGTHAFSDPDSNSGYLVTATDLRRMDERTETFFSRSIFTYGHRNVVRAVADGLVRSGSVDGYVWEALAMIEPALTKRTRIISRSEWLGFPPVCARRDSIASKPIQALQRALLEMGQTDEGRQALEALQLDGFRQASDALFDGISDRMRDLEP; from the coding sequence ATGACGCATCTTATCAACCGACGCGCCATATTGGGGGGAATGTGCGCGGCGACGATGACAGGTCATGCGCAGGCTCAGCCGATCTTTCGACTTGGGCTGACGCCGGTCTTTTTGGACAACGACGCTGCTGTGATTGACGGGCTGCGACGCGCGCTGTCACGCGGCATGGCGCGCGAAATCGAGCTGGTACAAAGACGAACCTATCAGGAAATTACCGGCCTGCTTCTGGAACGTTCCGTCGATGCGGCATGGCTCTGCGGGTATCCCTATCTGCAACATGCCGATGCGCTGGATCTGGTTGCTGTTCCTGTGTGGCGCGGGGGCCCACGGTATCAATCCTATCTGATTGTGGCGGCTGACGATGCCGCAACAGGTTTGACAGATCTGCGCGGGGGAACGCATGCGTTTTCCGACCCGGATTCCAATTCCGGCTATCTGGTTACGGCAACCGATCTGCGCCGTATGGATGAGCGCACCGAGACCTTTTTCAGCCGCTCGATTTTCACCTACGGGCACCGCAACGTTGTACGCGCTGTCGCGGATGGGCTGGTGCGCTCGGGCAGTGTCGATGGATATGTCTGGGAGGCGCTGGCCATGATCGAACCCGCCTTGACCAAGCGCACGCGGATCATTTCGCGGTCGGAATGGCTGGGGTTTCCCCCGGTCTGTGCCCGGCGCGACAGCATCGCATCAAAGCCTATACAAGCATTGCAAAGGGCGCTGCTGGAGATGGGACAGACTGATGAGGGGCGGCAGGCGCTTGAGGCTCTTCAGCTCGACGGGTTTCGGCAGGCATCGGATGCCTTGTTCGACGGCATCTCCGACCGCATGAGAGATCTGGAGCCGTAG
- the glp gene encoding gephyrin-like molybdotransferase Glp, with amino-acid sequence MAETAMCSAGKSGPAMSVDAARLRAVAVACPVARREALALDNALGRVLSAPAIAATALPPFDNSAMDGYALRLSDLRGDGPWELCIADRIAAGDGRSLCLARGTAARIFTGAPMPAGADAVVMQEQVSRVDDIILLTQRPQLGQNIRRLGEDVQKKTQALAAGLSLTPPRLALLAGCGVATVAVHSRVRVAILSTGNELVEAGHALGPGQIYNSNRVMLRATLARLAWVEVTDLGILPDEPAKIRAAIRAAAGSHDVVISSGGVSAGEEDHILDALRAEQAELDVLKVAIRPGKPLTIGRLGQALYFGLPGNPYAAAITFSQIARPALRKVAGLTDEPDTWLPATAGFSYARTTGRREYIPVAWSRRDSLGRPILERLGPGASASLSPIALAMGIAVIPSDLSIVHPGQQLKVEPLFE; translated from the coding sequence ATGGCAGAAACGGCAATGTGTTCGGCGGGCAAAAGTGGTCCGGCCATGTCAGTCGATGCCGCAAGGTTGCGCGCCGTGGCGGTTGCCTGTCCGGTGGCGCGGCGAGAGGCGCTTGCCCTGGATAACGCACTCGGGCGGGTTCTGAGCGCGCCGGCCATTGCTGCTACGGCCCTGCCACCGTTCGACAATTCCGCTATGGATGGCTATGCGCTGCGTCTGTCCGATCTGCGCGGAGACGGCCCGTGGGAACTTTGTATTGCCGACCGGATTGCGGCTGGGGACGGGCGCAGTCTCTGTCTGGCTCGGGGGACAGCCGCCCGCATATTTACTGGTGCGCCGATGCCAGCGGGGGCCGATGCCGTCGTCATGCAGGAACAGGTGTCCCGTGTTGATGACATAATACTGCTGACGCAGCGCCCGCAGCTCGGCCAGAATATCCGCCGCCTTGGCGAGGATGTGCAAAAAAAGACGCAGGCGCTCGCCGCCGGGCTGTCTCTCACCCCGCCACGTCTGGCGTTGCTGGCTGGGTGCGGTGTTGCAACCGTTGCCGTGCACAGCCGTGTCCGCGTGGCAATCCTGTCGACGGGCAATGAGCTGGTCGAGGCCGGTCACGCGCTGGGGCCAGGGCAGATCTACAATTCCAACCGGGTGATGTTGCGCGCGACGCTGGCGCGCCTTGCGTGGGTTGAGGTTACTGACCTTGGCATTCTGCCTGATGAGCCGGCCAAAATCCGCGCTGCGATCCGCGCGGCTGCAGGATCGCATGACGTTGTGATCTCGTCCGGCGGGGTGTCCGCGGGCGAAGAGGATCACATTCTTGACGCGTTGCGGGCCGAACAGGCGGAATTGGATGTGCTCAAGGTTGCCATCCGCCCCGGTAAGCCGCTGACCATTGGTCGACTTGGGCAGGCGCTGTACTTTGGCCTTCCGGGGAATCCCTACGCTGCGGCGATCACCTTTTCCCAGATCGCCCGCCCCGCACTGCGCAAGGTCGCCGGACTGACAGATGAGCCTGACACCTGGCTGCCCGCCACAGCCGGGTTCAGCTATGCGCGCACCACAGGTCGGCGCGAATATATTCCAGTCGCATGGAGCAGACGCGACAGTTTGGGTCGGCCGATCCTGGAACGGTTGGGGCCGGGTGCCTCGGCCTCGCTGTCCCCTATCGCATTGGCGATGGGCATCGCGGTGATCCCGTCGGATCTGTCGATCGTGCATCCCGGCCAACAGCTTAAGGTCGAACCGCTTTTTGAATGA